One stretch of Chryseobacterium sp. LJ668 DNA includes these proteins:
- a CDS encoding T9SS type A sorting domain-containing protein, which yields MAEILQFQEPGYSDGMNVIQRKDERAKNKDLTQGILLGGYTQAEGRIETDDETFWMLYLNQDGNEQWRKHVKGESRKREERLSDIKLNRDGSIILAGTSAEELGKENWKIVKLGDKQLDQLIEKQDIKIYPNPVSDYCYVEIGFDFKEADITIYDMGGRQLQSLKTKNKVTKINTQNLIQGAYLVTIKTDTNETANAKLIKK from the coding sequence ATGGCAGAAATCCTACAATTTCAAGAACCGGGATATTCTGATGGGATGAATGTGATTCAGAGGAAAGATGAAAGAGCAAAGAATAAAGATTTAACTCAGGGTATTTTACTTGGTGGTTACACTCAGGCAGAAGGAAGAATTGAAACTGATGATGAAACTTTCTGGATGCTGTACCTGAACCAGGATGGAAATGAGCAGTGGAGAAAGCATGTAAAAGGAGAATCGAGAAAAAGAGAAGAAAGGTTATCGGATATCAAACTCAACAGAGACGGTTCGATTATTCTGGCAGGAACGAGCGCCGAAGAACTAGGAAAGGAGAACTGGAAGATCGTAAAGCTGGGAGACAAACAGCTGGATCAGCTGATTGAAAAGCAGGACATCAAGATTTATCCGAATCCTGTTTCTGATTACTGTTATGTAGAAATCGGCTTTGACTTTAAGGAAGCAGACATTACCATTTACGACATGGGCGGAAGACAGCTGCAGAGCCTGAAAACTAAGAATAAAGTGACCAAGATTAATACGCAGAATCTGATTCAGGGGGCGTATCTGGTGACGATAAAAACGGATACGAATGAGACTGCGAATGCTAAACTGATTAAAAAATAA
- a CDS encoding bestrophin family protein — protein sequence MYVGKEFKFSLLWHFARKNLFRTLLTSVAVCILYQVIGWKWIGISFIPIATIGTAVAFYVGFKNNQAYDRLWEARKLWGGITNTSRSFAIMFIAVVPDKEIQREFLYRHLGWVNILRLQLRKTIPWATSKDNLHQTFLSEKNELEQFDAGVKKIFSDIGKMEYYEMMQSRSNIANHILKKQIHELGRLKKTSVIDEYEHSDLVKQIVELLNYQGGCERIKNTPLYRQFSVFSRIFVMLFIFLLPFGLVNEMAKMGTYGVWLTVPFSLLISWVFYTMEQIGEFSENPFDNSINDVPLNTICRTIETDIKEFVGDTDFPEKVIPIDDVLL from the coding sequence ATGTATGTAGGAAAAGAATTTAAGTTTTCATTACTTTGGCATTTTGCGCGCAAAAATCTGTTTAGAACACTGCTCACTTCTGTAGCAGTTTGTATATTATATCAAGTCATAGGCTGGAAATGGATAGGCATATCTTTTATACCCATTGCTACCATTGGTACAGCGGTCGCTTTTTACGTAGGATTTAAAAATAATCAGGCTTATGATCGTCTTTGGGAAGCCAGGAAATTGTGGGGAGGCATCACCAATACAAGCCGTAGCTTTGCGATAATGTTCATTGCAGTGGTTCCGGATAAAGAAATTCAAAGAGAGTTTTTATACAGGCATTTAGGATGGGTAAATATTCTTAGGCTTCAGTTACGCAAAACCATTCCTTGGGCAACGAGCAAGGATAATTTGCACCAGACATTTCTTAGTGAAAAAAATGAACTGGAACAATTCGATGCCGGTGTGAAAAAAATATTTTCCGATATTGGAAAAATGGAATATTACGAAATGATGCAATCTCGGAGTAATATTGCTAACCATATCTTAAAAAAGCAGATTCACGAGCTGGGACGTCTGAAGAAAACTTCTGTAATTGATGAATATGAACACAGTGATCTGGTAAAACAGATCGTGGAACTACTCAATTATCAGGGGGGATGTGAAAGAATTAAAAACACACCATTATACCGACAATTTAGCGTTTTCAGTAGAATATTTGTGATGCTGTTTATTTTTCTTTTGCCATTTGGATTGGTCAATGAAATGGCAAAAATGGGAACCTATGGCGTTTGGCTTACGGTACCTTTTTCGCTGCTTATTTCCTGGGTATTTTACACCATGGAGCAGATAGGAGAATTTAGTGAAAATCCTTTTGATAACAGCATCAATGATGTACCTTTAAATACCATTTGCCGAACAATCGAAACTGATATCAAAGAATTTGTGGGCGATACAGACTTCCCGGAGAAAGTGATTCCAATAGATGATGTCTTATTGTGA